GTGATGACTACGACCTGGATGCCGTCGTGGCCTCGTACTGGGACCCGGTTCTGCAGTGGATCCGCTCCACCGGAAAGGTGCGCGGCGGTGAGGCCGACGAGGTGCGCCAGGACGTCTTGCTGCGGGTCACCCGCGAGATCCGCGCGGGCAAGCGCTACCGCCTGCCCATCGGCGCGGCCATCTTTCAGATCACCAACTGGACGATCCGCGGCTACGTGGCCGAAGCCGCCGGCCGGCGCGAGCGCGAGCAGCCCTTCGGGGAGCTTCCCGGTGATGAGCCCTTCGACACCGGCGCCGAGCACGAGATCGACCAGGTGGGGGAAGACGAGGTGGTGCAGGAGCTCTTCGCGCGCCTGGGCGACCGCGAGGGCACCCTCATGACCATGCACTACCTTCAGGGCCTCGACCTGGCCGAGGTTGCGGA
Above is a window of Actinomycetota bacterium DNA encoding:
- a CDS encoding sigma-70 family RNA polymerase sigma factor; this translates as MRKEAATPRRLSGDDYDLDAVVASYWDPVLQWIRSTGKVRGGEADEVRQDVLLRVTREIRAGKRYRLPIGAAIFQITNWTIRGYVAEAAGRREREQPFGELPGDEPFDTGAEHEIDQVGEDEVVQELFARLGDREGTLMTMHYLQGLDLAEVADAMGITANNAHQIHHRAKRRIHDWLVAGGT